One Ranitomeya imitator isolate aRanImi1 chromosome 1, aRanImi1.pri, whole genome shotgun sequence DNA window includes the following coding sequences:
- the LOC138651731 gene encoding testis-expressed protein 15-like, whose product MNCETEGKDRTLQDGGRKRRHTSKRLFPNVRKVSSSTSKSISQCSYKKSHRVKENYLKGKRSKESESASVTTKGANASGLKKISKILQKASDTDSLKSLQDYKLMCQKMMGAFIKAFEKKQQCSLNEVIVDRRLLVKKNLKTSFKCTLKPQAVEAFLELQMVMETRQYVESRMRYIEGRPTFRSLLWYDGSLYTELFSGESGYQQQSHLYSVFQEKLKLNPLSTLENHYNQISQYLQAINETNSCYYVFLKYKRELQECEDVLKHNCDHAKFSLSVPFSCGVNIGDTIDDLTALQKSTLEIIRAFINLPVYNPGKKEHAVSLLEVISAKIDYIKSSASISIHLSLFGIEHLPFDAAKVMAFNERKKYSGQRNISNELLSQINSVALSKLCEVYCVQCEQPANTKRSFSSEVFNVRKSSEVFGNQDVFFFGKIIDQARCADPDVLKIMIQECNHHLGFQSTCFQILQECIVDEVLIQETNVLEMTERQSKTTTLLKPEAVEAYIDLAMTYETLNFLNCLMASKNNQVRTRGLLWYDTSLFSDLIHSQNRVESYLQENTLPSATDIIDSTISDIKSELEIISNCSDSINYSYAFQIMTRELSELSELKNFMKSKPAITTYIHVSPFVASLHYGNSLTELDHNYNQLSDYLEVLLSAPKKDLGKLAHAMKIMKTIEVAKALAFKPEISAFDFITCNVQHNAKKNSQALKRQNQEELQTCQSPRKRICTKMTARLSSSSSRKQKILTSPEKSPTKEKEENQMNSHLRPSKVITEPQRRDQKSVKMDFVRGLQQKKSKLFLHASQKYRKDDLLTASEMGRLNVKNGETSPSDQSKIKRGHSLAGKCSPASSITDTCNFTLDSKDQPQADTKCVNRSPESINSIGSDKGSTESDIQDERARDEFPEEKDSSLDDNISTLSMCSMDISMSDEQVSTKKQNPAAGGQELQKDSATGTETRQKAKSTRWDIQSRSTSQYSGLPVSANPWQYPVYNWYQHDSNTQGYANVSYSTQSTNLYNQPSAFPVSNSYITNQPYIGFSGQIQMPMYSVADPFGTNMPYHYTDASSSSNQNPVQSPYSYSSPANTGWPWASWQ is encoded by the exons ATGAACTGTGAAACTGAAGGCAAAGATCGTACATTGCAAGATGGTGGACGTAAAAGAAGGCATACCTCAAAAAGATTGTTTCCTAATGTCAGAAAAGTGAGTTCTTCCACTAGTAAATCCATTTCTCAATGTTCATATAAAAAATCACATAGAGTTAAGGAGAACTACCTGAAAGGGAAAAGAAGCAAGGAATCTGAATCTGCATCTGTTACAACAAAAGGTGCTAACGCTTCGGGATTgaaaaaaatatccaaaattttGCAAAAAGCGAGTGATACAGATTCCTTAAAATCTTTGCAAGACTATAAACTAATGTGCCAGAAAATGATGGGTGCTTTCATTAAAGCTTTTGAGAAGAAGCAACAATGCAGTTTGAATGAAGTGATAGTGGACAGGAGACTGTtagttaaaaaaaatctaaaaacatcTTTCAAGTGTACCCTGAAACCTCAAGCTGTTGAAGCCTTTCTTGAATTACAAATGGTAATGGAAACCCGACAATATGTTGAGAGCAGGATGCGCTATATTGAGGGGCGACCTACTTTTCGTAGTCTTTTATGGTATGATGGGTCCCTCTATACAGAATTATTTTCAGGAGAATCTGGTTACCAACAGCAATCACATCTTTATTCAGTCTTTCAAGAAAAACTGAAGCTTAACCCATTGAGTACTCTGGAGAATCATTACAATCAAATTTCCCAGTATTTACAGGCAATTAATGAAACAAATAGCTGCTATTATGTATTCCTGAAATACAAGAGAGAACTACAAGAATGTGAAGATGTTCTAAAGCATAACTGTGACCATGCTAAATTTTCCCTTTCTGTTCCTTTCAGCTGTGGCGTAAATATTGGAGACACAATAGATGATCTGACAGCCTTGCAAAAAAGTACTTTAGAGATCATAAGAGCATTTATTAATCTTCCTGTTTATAATCCAGGAAAGAAGGAACATGCAGTCTCCCTCCTAGAAGTTATCTCCGCAAAAATTGATTACATTAAGTCCTCTGCATCTATAAGCATTCacctgtcactttttggtattgaacacttaccatttgatgcagccaaagttatggctttcAATGAGAGAAAAAAATATAGTGGCCAAAGAAATATTTCTAATGAGCTACTGAGCCAAATCAACAGCGTTGCTTTATCAAAGTTATGTGAGGTGTATTGTGTCCAGTGTGAGCAACCagccaacacaaaaaggagcttttcaagtgaggtcTTTAATGTACGCAAAAGTTCTGAAGTCTTTGGGAACCAAGATGTTTTCTTCTTTGGAAAAATCATTGACCAAGCTCGATGTGCAGATCCAGATGTTCTGAAGATTATGATTCAAGAGTGCAATCATCATCTGGGATTTCAGAGTACATGCTTCCAGATTTTACAGGAGTGCATTGTAGATGAAGTCCTAATTCAAGAGACTAATGTTCTAGAAATGACTGAAAGGCAGAGCAAAACAACAACTCTTTTAAAGCCTGAAGCTGTTGAAGCATATATTGACTTAGCAATGACATACGAAACATTAAACTTTCTCAATTGTCTAATGGCTTCAAAAAATAACCAAGTGAGAACAAGGGGATTACTCTGGTACGATACATCTCTATTCTCCGATTTGATCCACAGCCAAAATAGAGTAGAATCCTATTTGCAAGAAAACACCTTGCCTAGTGCCACAGATATCATAGACAGCACAATTTCAGATATAAAGTCAGAATTGGAAATCATTTCCAACTGCTCAGATTCTATTAATTACTCCTATGCCTTTCAAATAATGACAAGAGAACTTTCAGAGCTTTCAGAACTCAAAAATTTCATGAAGTCTAAGCCTGCAATCACCACTTACATACATGTTTCTCCATTTGTTGCCTCTTTACATTATGGAAACTCATTAACAGAACTAGATCACAATTATAATCAGTTATCTGACTATCTTGAAGTTTTATTGTCTGCCCCAAAGAAAGATTTAGGAAAATTGGCTCATGCGATGAAAATAATGAAGACAATTGAGGTGGCAAAAGCTTTAGCATTCAAACCAGAGATATCAGCATTTGATTTTATTACCTGCAATGTTCAACATAATGCAAAAAAGAATAGCCAAGCCTTAAAAAGACAAAACCAGGAAGAACTACAAACATGTCAATCGCCCCGGAAAAGAATTTGCACTAAAATGACTGCAAGGCTCTCTTCTTCGAGCTCCAGAAAGCAAAAG ATTCTAACATCCCCTGAAAAGTCCCCAACGAAGGAAAAAGAAGAAAATCAAATGAATTCCCATTTAAG ACCAAGCAAAGTTATTACTGAACCACAACGCAGAGACCAGAAATCTGTGAAAATGGATTTTGTGAGAGGTTTACAACAGAAGAAAAGCAAGTTATTTTTACATGCAAGTCAGAAATATAGAAAAGATGATTTACTTACTGCTTCAGAAATGGGAAGGCTAAATGTGAAGAACGGCGAAACGAGTCCATCTGACCAAAGTAAGATAAAGAGGGGTCATTCTCTTGCTGGCAAATGTTCACCAGCCTCATCTATTACAGACACATGTAACTTTACTTTGGATTCCAAGGATCAACCTCAGGCAGATACTAAATGTGTTAATAGATCCCCAGAATCTATTAATTCTATTGGATCAGATAAAGGCAGCACAGAATCTGACATTCAAGATGAGAGAGCAAGGGATGAGTTCCCCGAAGAGAAAGACTCTTCATTAGATGACAACATAAGTACCTTAAGCATGTGCTCCATGGATATTAGCATGTCAGATGAACAGGTAAGCACAAAGAAACAAAATCCTGCTGCTGGAGGACAAGAACTACAGAAAGACTCAGCTACTGGGACTGAAACACGTCAGAAGGCTAAATCTACACGCTGGGATATTCAGTCAAGATCCACTAGCCAGTATTCAGGTTTGCCTGTTTCTGCCAATCCTTGGCAATATCCTGTATATAATTGGTACCAACATGACAGTAATACTCAAGGATACGCAAATGTTTCTTACAGTACACAGTCAACTAATCTATACAATCAGCCATCTGCATTTCCAGTCTCAAATTCCTATATTACAAACCAACCTTACATTGGTTTTAGTGGACAGATACAAATGCCTATGTATTCAGTTGCTGACCCTTTTGGTACCAATATGCCATACCATTACACAGATGCATCCTCTTCTTCAAATCAGAATCCGGTGCAAAGTCCATACTCTTACAGTTCTCCTGCAAATACTGGCTGGCCATGGG cttcttggcaataa